From the genome of Agrobacterium tumefaciens:
TTGGCTGCGATGGTGCTGCATCCAACGACAATTCAAACCTGATGCACTGCCTGCACTCCGCCTACATGCTGCAATGCCTCGTCTCATCAACGCGCCAGCATCCGGTCCCGGCGCCTGTCGATTTTCTTGGATACGGCACGACGGGGGGCGCAAGCCTGCTTGGCCGCAAGGACATTGGTCGCCTGGCCCCTGGAATGGCTGCCGATCTTTTTGCCCTCGACACCCGCCGCTTGGATTATGTCGGCACACGACATGACCCGCTCAGCCTCATTCCGCGTGTCGGCATCGGCTCGACGACGGACATGACGATGATCAACGGCAAGATTGTCTGGCAGAAAGGCGAATTTATCGGTCTCGACGAACAAAAACTGTCGGCGGATGCCGAAGCCGCACTTGCCACCATCGAATTCTAAGAACCAAAAGAGGGAAGAACACAATGACCACTTTGACCCGCAGAAACCTGATGCAGGCTGCCGCCGCCACTGGTCTGGCTGGCGCTTTCGGCGGCCGCGCCGCATTTGCGGCTGACGAGCCGCTCGGCATTACACTCGTCGTCCCCTCTCCGGTCGGCGATGTCGGCTGGGGCCACGCTCTTGCAGCCGGCCTCGAGCCAGTCAAAACTGCGTTTGGCGACAAGGTGAAAGTCACCGTCATCGAAAACATCGCCGAAGGCCCGGATGCCGATCGCATCATGACCAAGACTGTGGCCGACGGGAACAAGTTCCTGATCGCCGGTTCCTTTGGTTATCAGAATGGAGCGTTGCAGGTCGCACGCCGTGATAAGAAAGTCACCGTTCTGCATGCATCCGGCTTCCAGGTTGCGCCGAACTTCTCGCCGTTTGCAGCCAAGTATTTCCAGGGGACCTATCTCCTCGGCATGGCGGCAGCCGCAGTCTCCAAAACCGGCAAGATCGGTTCTGTCTCGGCCTTCGCCATTCCGGAGCTGATCACGTCGATCAACGCCTTCACGCTTGGCGCCCAGGCGGTCAAGCCGGACATTGAAGTGTCGGTTGTCTGGGTCAATTCATGGTTCGACCCGGCCAAGGAGCAGGAAGCAGCGAAAGCGCTGATGGCGCAAAAATGTGATGTGATCTTCTCCAATGCCCAGGATACGCCGTCTGTGGTCGCGGCCTGCGAAGAAGCGGGCGTCTATTCCTTCAACCTCAATTCCTCGATGAAGAAATACGCGCCGAAAACATATCTCGGCTGCGTCGCAACCGACTGGTCGCCGTTCTTCAAGGCTTCGGTCGAGGCCCATTTTGCCGGGACATTCAAGGGTGCAAATGCCTTCCTCGGTGTTGCCGACAAGGTTGTCGAGGTGGTGGACTGGAACCCGGATATCCCCGCCGACACGATGGCGAAAATCAAGGAACTCGAGGCAAAGATCGCCGATGGCAGCTTCTCGCCCTTCACCGGCCCGATCACCAAGGCCGATGGCAGCGAGGGCGTCAAAGCCGGCACGACACTGTCGGATGGCGAGATCGTTGCGATGAACTGGCACGTCAAGGGCGTTACCACGCCGCTTCCGAAGTAATGCAATGACAACACCACTCCTGTCGCTTCGCAGCGTCTCGAAGAGCTACGGACAGATCAGTGCCAACAAGGCGATCGATCTCGATGTCGCTCCCCAGTCGATCCACGCAATCCTCGGTGAAAACGGGGCTGGCAAATCGACTTTGATGAAACTGATCTATGGCGTTGAGCAGCCGGACGACGGGAGCCTTTCATGGAACGGCGAGGCAATCACGATTGCCTCGCCGGCTGAAGCAAGACGCCGTGGAATCGGCATGGTTTTCCAGCATTTTTCGCTGTTTGAAACGCTGACGGTGGTGGAAAACATCCAGCTTGTCATGTCCGGAAAAAAAGCAGACCTTGCCGCGCGTATGCGCGAACTCGGCCGCGATTTCGGACTGGAGGTCGATCCTCTGGCGCATGTGCACGCGCTGTCGGTTGGAGAGCGGCAACGCGTCGAAATCATTCGCTGCCTGATGACCGACCCGAAGCTCCTGATCCTTGATGAGCCAACCTCGGTACTGCCGCCACAGGCAGTTGAAAAACTCTTCAAAACACTTCGACGCCTGCGCGACCGTGGCGTTTCAATCCTCTTTATCTCCCACAAACTTGAAGAAATCCGCTCGCTTTGCGACCGGGCGACAATCCTGCGCGCTGGCGAGGTCACCGGCAATGTCGATCCGCGCCAGCACGACGCCCATGAGTTAGCCCGCATGATGATCGGGCGCGACATGCCGGAACCGACGCCTGCCGCGCCCAACTCGGTTGGCGAGACACGCCTGGAGTTGATCGGGCTCGATTACACTCCCGATGATCCCTTCGCCGTCCAGCTTTCGAAAATAAGCCTTAGCCTTCGCGCAGGAGAAATTCTCGGCATTGCCGGGATTTCCGGAAATGGTCAAAGCGAACTTGCAGCCCTGATCTCCGGCGAGACACGGCTTGGCAGGCATGATCACGACCGGATCTTCATGATGGGTCGTGATGTCGGCCAGCTTGGCGCCGCTGCTCGCCGAAAACTTGGCTTTGCATTTGTCCCGGAAGACCGCCTCGGCCGCGGAGCAGTCCCGGAAATGTCCCTGACCTCAAACGGCCTTCTGACGGCTCATCCACTGAAACTGCTTCGTAGCGGGCTCGTTGTCAGACAGAACGCCAAGGCGTTTGCGGAGACCTGCATTCGCGACTACGACGTCAGAACTTCCGGACCGGGGGCTGAAGCCGGTGCATTGTCTGGAGGCAACCTTCAGAAATTCATCGTCGGCCGCGAAATCATGCTGGCACCAAAAGTGCTTTTCGTCGCCCAGCCTACCTGGGGTGTCGATATTGGTGCCACATCCGCCATTCGACAGAAGCTCGTCCGTCTTCGCAACGAAGGCATGGCAATCCTGGTGATTTCAGAAGAACTGGAAGAACTCTTCGAACTGTCCGACAAGATCCAGGTTCTCAATCACGGAACCCTCAGTCCACCGCTCGTCACCAGCGAGACCAAACCCGAGGAAATCGGTCGTTACATGATCGGCGCGCAAACTCCCTCCGAAAAAATCGCCTCATGAGCAAATCGGCTTTCCAGTTTCTCCCCTCTTTCGTTCGTCGCGAGCGTGCTTCCCTCACGGCGACCGTCCTTTCTCCAGTCATTGCACTTGCAACCGCGATCGTGCTGAACATCGGGCTTTACGTAACGATGGGGCGAGACCCCGTTGCCGTCATGCACGCCATGTTGCTGGAACCCTTTATTTCGTGGTCCTCGTTCTCTGAAGTTCTCTTGAAAATGGGACCGCTTCTGTTCATCGCGCAGGGGCTCGCCATCGGCTTTCGCGCCAAGGTCTTTAATATCGGTGCTGAGGGACAGTTCATCCTCGGCGCAATCTTCGCGTCCGCAATCCCGATCTGGTATCCGGATGCGGAAGGCGCCTGGATCTGGCCGACGATGCTTCTTTGCGGCGCAATCGGCGGCGCGCTTTGGGCCTCGATCACGGCATTCTGGCGCGCGAGGCTGAATGCAAACGAGATTCTGGTGTCGCTGATGCTGAGCCTCGTCGCAGCACAATTGCTCTATTATTTGCTGCTTGGGCCGTGGAAAGACCCGAACGGCTTCAATTTTCCGCAGTCGGTGATGTTCCAGTACGACGCCATGGTTCCAACTCTGATCGAGGGAACGCGTGTCAACGTCTCCTTGATCATTGCACTGGCGCTCTCGCTTGCCGCCTGGATCTTCATGCAAAAGAGTTTCATGGGGTTCAAGCTGCAGGTTGGGGGACTTGCCCCACGGGCGGCAGGATACGCCGGCTTTTCCGAAAAGCGCGCAATCTGGCTGTCACTACTGATTGGCGGGTTTGCGGCAGGCCTTGCAGGTGCGGCAGAAGTCGCAGGTCCGATTGGCCAGCTCCAGCGCTCGATCGCAACCGGGTACGGTTACGCAGCGATTATTGTCGCCTATCTCGGTGGCCTCCATCCAATCGGCATCATCTTCTCCTCGCTCTTCATGGCAGCCCTTTATATCGGCGGCGACAACGCCATGGTTTCAGCAGATCTGCCCGTCGCGGCCGTCCGCGTCTTTCAAGGGTCGTTGCTGCTTGCCTATCTGATCGCCGTTGCCTTTGTTCGCTACCGGCTGGAATGGCCTCACCCGACGCGCCCGAGAACCTCATGACCTGGAGACCATTATGAACGGTATCGAATTCATCGTGGCCGGCATGCTGGCGGCGGCAACACCGTTTCTCCTCGCTGCACTTGGAGAACTCGTCGTCGAACGGGCCGGTGTTCTCAATCTAGGGGTCGAGGGTTTGATGGCACTCGGCGCCGTAATCGCCTTCATGGTCGTCTATCATGGTGGCGGGCATCTGCTTGGTTTTATAGCCGGGGGACTGGGTGCAGCCCTCCTGTCGCTCATCTTTGCCTTTGTCGTACTTGGCATCCGGGCCAATCAGGTAGCGACGGGCCTTGCTATCGGCATTCTCGGTCAGGGTCTTTCAGCCCTGTTTGGCAAAAGCTACGAAAGCCTGACCGTCAGGGGCCTGCCCAAGCTTGCGTTCCCGGGGCTTTCGGACCTTCCTGTCATCGGT
Proteins encoded in this window:
- a CDS encoding BMP family ABC transporter substrate-binding protein, coding for MTTLTRRNLMQAAAATGLAGAFGGRAAFAADEPLGITLVVPSPVGDVGWGHALAAGLEPVKTAFGDKVKVTVIENIAEGPDADRIMTKTVADGNKFLIAGSFGYQNGALQVARRDKKVTVLHASGFQVAPNFSPFAAKYFQGTYLLGMAAAAVSKTGKIGSVSAFAIPELITSINAFTLGAQAVKPDIEVSVVWVNSWFDPAKEQEAAKALMAQKCDVIFSNAQDTPSVVAACEEAGVYSFNLNSSMKKYAPKTYLGCVATDWSPFFKASVEAHFAGTFKGANAFLGVADKVVEVVDWNPDIPADTMAKIKELEAKIADGSFSPFTGPITKADGSEGVKAGTTLSDGEIVAMNWHVKGVTTPLPK
- a CDS encoding ABC transporter ATP-binding protein, translating into MTTPLLSLRSVSKSYGQISANKAIDLDVAPQSIHAILGENGAGKSTLMKLIYGVEQPDDGSLSWNGEAITIASPAEARRRGIGMVFQHFSLFETLTVVENIQLVMSGKKADLAARMRELGRDFGLEVDPLAHVHALSVGERQRVEIIRCLMTDPKLLILDEPTSVLPPQAVEKLFKTLRRLRDRGVSILFISHKLEEIRSLCDRATILRAGEVTGNVDPRQHDAHELARMMIGRDMPEPTPAAPNSVGETRLELIGLDYTPDDPFAVQLSKISLSLRAGEILGIAGISGNGQSELAALISGETRLGRHDHDRIFMMGRDVGQLGAAARRKLGFAFVPEDRLGRGAVPEMSLTSNGLLTAHPLKLLRSGLVVRQNAKAFAETCIRDYDVRTSGPGAEAGALSGGNLQKFIVGREIMLAPKVLFVAQPTWGVDIGATSAIRQKLVRLRNEGMAILVISEELEELFELSDKIQVLNHGTLSPPLVTSETKPEEIGRYMIGAQTPSEKIAS
- a CDS encoding ABC transporter permease, producing the protein MSKSAFQFLPSFVRRERASLTATVLSPVIALATAIVLNIGLYVTMGRDPVAVMHAMLLEPFISWSSFSEVLLKMGPLLFIAQGLAIGFRAKVFNIGAEGQFILGAIFASAIPIWYPDAEGAWIWPTMLLCGAIGGALWASITAFWRARLNANEILVSLMLSLVAAQLLYYLLLGPWKDPNGFNFPQSVMFQYDAMVPTLIEGTRVNVSLIIALALSLAAWIFMQKSFMGFKLQVGGLAPRAAGYAGFSEKRAIWLSLLIGGFAAGLAGAAEVAGPIGQLQRSIATGYGYAAIIVAYLGGLHPIGIIFSSLFMAALYIGGDNAMVSADLPVAAVRVFQGSLLLAYLIAVAFVRYRLEWPHPTRPRTS